The Vallitalea longa genomic sequence GGTAATTTCCCTGAATGATGGAGAAATTGGATTACTTAGAAATGATCATATTAATGGATTAGTAAAGATAACGATTATATTTATTGTTGTATTAATATTAGGTTTGGTCATTACCTATTTACAGACAATATTACTTAATTACACAGGGCAAAAGATAATCTATAATATAAGGAATGATGTATTTACCCATATACAAAATTTATCGATACAATTTTTTAATAATAATCCGGTAGGAAAATTAGTGACTAGAGTAACTAACGATACGGAAACTCTGAATGAGATGTATACCAGTGTTATAGTTAACTCTGTAAAGAGTGTTTTAATGCTTACTGGTATATCTGTTATGATGTTCATACTTGAATGGAGGTTGACTTTAGCAATATTCCTAGTTATACCTTTATTAATAATTTCAACTATGTTATTCAGACATTTTTCAAGAAAAGCTTATCGTGAAGTCAGGACTAAAGTGGCAGCAATCAATGCATTTTTATCAGAACATATATCAGGCATGAGAATCGTACAGATATTCTCTCAAGAAAAAAGAAAAATGAACGAATTCAAAAAAGCTAATGGAGAATTAAAGAACGCTAATATGAAACAACTGATAGTTTTTGGTGTTTACAGACCTTCTATGTATTTGATATATGTAATAGGATTGGCGATTGTTTTGACTTATGGTGGTAATATGGTTATAAAAGGTACCATGTCAATAGGAAAACTTATTATCTTCATACAGTATATATCCAACTTTTTTGACCCTATACAACAGTTGGCAGAGCAGTTCAATATTCTACAATCTGCTATGGCTTCTTCAGAAAAAATCTTTACATTGTTGGACGAAGACTCTATTATAGATAATAAAGAAGATTCTATTAAGTTAGATAAAATTAATGGAAACATAGAATTCAAGAATGTTTGGTTTGCCTATAATGAAGGTGAATGGGTACTGAAAGATGTATCATTTAGAGTTAGTCCTGGGGAAACAGTAGCATTTGTAGGGGCTACGGGAGCAGGAAAAACGTCAATACTTAATCTCATAAGCAGATATTATGATATCCAAAAAGGTGAAATACTAATCGATGGGTATAACGTAAAAGATTTAGACCTAAAATGCTTAAGGTCAAGTATAGGACAGATGCTTCAAGATGTATTTCTGTTTACTGGGAATATAAATAGTAATGTTAGATTGAAAAATAATGAAATAACTGACGGAAAGATTAAAAAAGCTTCTAAATATGTAAATGCAGATAAATTCATACAGAAATTACCAGATAAGTACAATGAGAAAGTATACGAGAGAGGGGCTACTTTTTCATCAGGACAAAGGCAGTTGTTGTCATTTGCAAGAACTCTTGCATTCAGCCCATCAATACTGATATTGGATGAGGCAACAGCCAATATTGATACTGAAACGGAACTGCTCATACAGGATGCATTGTATAAATTAATGGAAGGAAGGACAACTCTTGTAGTTGCACATAGATTATCCACTATACAACATGCAGACAAAATAATAGTTCTTCATAAAGGAAGAGTTAGAGAAATAGGTAATCACCAGGAATTATTGGCAAAAAAAGGCATATATCACAATTTATATGAATTGCAATATCAGGAGATTAATTAGTATAATATAAGATATGAAGGTGGAAGGTGTTAATAGAAGATTACAGAAGGAATGATTATGGATGTTTGATATAGAAGAAGAATTGAAAAAACTACCCATGAAACCGGGAGTTTACTTGATGAAGGATATATATGGGAATATTATATATGTTGGTAAAGCGATAAAACTTAGAAACAGGGTCAGACAATATTTTCGTAAGTCAACCAATCATTCTAGTAAAATTAAAAAAATGGTTACCATGATAAAGTCATTTGAGTATATAGTGACAGATTCTGAACTGGAAGCCCTTATTCTAGAGTGTAATCTAATCAAAAAACATAGACCCAAATATAATACGTTACTTAAGGATGATAAATCATATCCATATATAAAAGTAACTGTCAACGAGAAATATCCTAGAATCATTTATGCACGAAAGCTTAAAAAAGATAAAGCTAAATATTTCGGACCTTATACCAATGTAAAAGGTGCAAAAGATACTATTGAAGTAATTACCAAGATATGGAAGATAAGGACTTGCAATAAAAACCTACCAAAAGAAATAGGGAAGAGCAGACCTTGTCTCAATTACCATATCAATAAATGTCATGCTCCTTGTCAAGATTATATCAACGAACAGGAATATAGGAAATTGATAGCAGAAATATTGGAATTCCTCAACGGTAAATACGATAAAGTCATAAACATATTAAAAGATAAAATGGAAAAAGCAGCTGAAGAATTAGACTTCGAAAAAGCAGCGGAATATAGAGATCATATGGCAAGTGTTAATAGTATTGCATGTAAACAAAAGATCATAAATGCTTCAATGGAAGATCAAGATGTAATTGCTTTTGCAAAAGCTCATGACGAAGCATTGGTTCAAGTATATTTTGTTAGAAACGGCAAATTAATAGGTAGAGAACATTTTCACCTTGATGGAGTGGAAGAACTACATAGACGTCAAGTGATGACAGAATTCGTTAAGCAATTTTATTCAGGAACTCCATTCATACCGAAAGAAATCATCCTCCAAGAGGATATAGACGAAGCTAATATAATCAATGCTTGGCTGTCCAGTAAAAAAGGACAGAAAGTCTATATAAAAGTTCCACAAAAAGGTGAAAAACATAAACTGGTGGAATTGGCAGCCAACAATGCTTTACTTACCTTCGAGCAATTTGGTGAAAAAATGCGAAAAGAAGACATGAGAACTAAAGGTGCTGTAAAAGAAATTGTGGATATACTTGGTATTGATGATGAAGTCAAGAGATTAGAGGCATATGATATATCTAATATACATGGTTTCGAATCAGTCGGGTCCATGGTTGTCTTTGAAGACGGTAAGCCAAAGAGAAGCGATTATAGAAAATTCCGTATAAAATCAGTAAAAGGTCCTGATGATTATAAAAGCATGGAAGAAGTCTTGACAAGAAGATTTACCCATGCCCTAGAAGAGCAAAAAGAGATGCTTATAAAAAAACAAGACCTGAGTCTAGGAAAATTCACGAGATTACCTAACCTAATACTTATGGATGGAGGAAAAGGTCAAGTCAATATCGCTTTGAAGGTTTTAGATGCAATGGGTCTATCCATACCTGTTTGTGGAATGGTAAAAGATGATAAGCATAGGACAAGAGGAATCTTTTATAATAACATAGAGTATAATATTGACAAGGACAGCGAAGGTTTTAAACTTATAACAAGAATTCAAGATGAAGCGCATAGATTTGCTATAGAATATCATAGAAAATTAAGAAGTAAAAATGCTATTCAATCTATATTGGATGACATTGAAGGTATTGGTCCGAAGCGGAGGGTGAATCTGATTAAGTACTTTGGTTCGGTTGAAAAGATAAAAGAAACGACTGTTGATGAATTGGAAAAAGTTGAAGGTATAAATAGAAAAGTCGCTCAGACCATATATGATTTTTTCCATAATTAGATTAACCAAACTGATTTATAACTTTAATTAATTCATTGATAAAAAAATATAATGATAAATATTTTATAATATGCTAAAATATTAAAAAGATAGCTTAGGAGGCATTCTTATGTACACAGTGAAATTGACTAAATTAGTTGATAAGATGAAACTTAAAAATTTAACTCCAGAAGTAGATATTGAAAACATCGTAATTAATCATTCTGATATTAATAGACCCGCTTTACAGTTAGCAGGATTTTTTGATTATTTTGATTCAGAACGTGTTCAGATCATAGGTAAAGTAGAAGTGACTTACTTAGAGAAAATGGATAAGGAAGCAAGAAAAGAAGTACTGAATACCTTATTTTCAAGAAAGATACCTTGCTTGATATTATCAAGAGAATTAGAACCCTTTGACGATATGTTAGAAATGGCTATAGCCAATAATGTACCTATACTACAGACCAAAAAGACTACTTCAGCTTTTATGGCTGAAATAATAAGATGGTTAAGTGTACAATTGGCACCTAGAATATCAATACATGGTGTATTGGTAGATGTTTACGGCGAAGGTGTATTGATAATGGGTGAAAGTGGAATTGGAAAAAGCGAGTCTGCCCTTGAACTCATAAAAAGAGGTCACCGTCTAGTTGCAGATGATGTTGTAGAAATAAAGAAAGTATCAGAACAAACACTATTAGGCTCATCACCAGATATAATCAGACACTTCATAGAGCTTAGAGGTATTGGTATAATTGATGTGAAGACCTTATTTGGTGTTGAATCAGTGAAGAAAATTCAAAACATAGATTTGGTAATTAAATTGGAACTATGGAATCCTGAAAAAGAATACGATAGGTTAGGCTTGAAAGAAGAATATATAGAGATTCTAGGAAACAAAGTAATATGTCACTCTATACCTATACGTCCAGGAAGAAATATTGCTATCATTGTAGAGTCAGCAGCTATAAACCATAGACAGAAACAAATGGGGTATAATGCTGCAAGTGATTTGGTTAATAGGGTAAGCGGTAATTTAAAACGCAGAAATGAAGAAAGAGATATAAAAAGATAATAATTTAAGGAGGACTACATGTATAACATTGGAATTGATTTAGGAGGAACAAATATAGCAGCCGCGATAGTTGCAGAAGATGGTACAATTATTAGAAAAGGTTCTACACCAACACTTAGGGAAAGGGAATATCAACCTATTCTAAAAGATATGGCAATGTTAGCCTTAAAACTAATTGAAGAAGAAGGAATAAATCTTGAAGACATACATTCCATAGGTGTAGGGAGTCCTGGAACACCAGACCCAGAAAACGGTATTATCGTGTATACCAATAATTTGAATTTCAAGAACACACCAATTAGAGATGAAATAAGAAAGTATATCGACAAACCGGTATACCTTGGAAATGATGCTAATGTTGCAGCTCTAGGAGAATATGAATGTGGAGCTGGAGTAGGTTATAAGGACCTTGTAGCCATTACACTTGGTACAGGTGTAGGTAGCGGCGTCATAATTGATGAAAAAATTATAGACGGTAGTTTTAATGGCGGAGCAGAACTTGGACATGTATCTATTGATTTTAATGGAATAACATGTAGTTGCGGCAGAAAAGGTTGTTGGGAACAATATTCATCAGCTACAGCTTTGATAAGAGATGCAAAAGAAGCAGCAGCCCAAAATACTGACTCTCTACTTTATAAGATGGTAGATGGGGACTTAGATAAGATGAATGCTAAAATTCCTTTTGATGCTGCACAAGCAGGAGATGAAGTTGCAGGTGCTGTAATAGATAATTATGTCAAACTTCTAGCAGTTGGAATCGTTAATGTTATCAATATATTCCAACCAGAAATTATTGTTCTAGGTGGTGGAGTATCAGCTCAAGGAGATAATCTGATTAAACCATTGAAAAAAGAAATAATCAATGAAATATATGGTGGAGAAGAAGCATTCAAAACCAAGGTTCAAGTAGCCAAATTAGGTAACGATGCTGGAATTATAGGTGCTGCTATGTTATATAGAGCTTATGAAAAATAAAAATATAGGAGCTTCTTCTATCTTTTTATTCTACAAAAACAAACTTCTAAGTTTTTATTTACCTGTATTAAATAAAAAGTGAAAAAGTTGAGTTAATTATTAAGGACTTTAGTATATTAATTATATTAAAGTCTTTAAAATTATTGAATTGATTTTGATAATCTTTTTCAATAAATTACTTTTTATTATTGACAATGATTATCATTTTTGATATTATAGACTTATAAATGAATACCATGTCTTATTATGTTAGAGCATTGTAATATGGTATAAACGAATTGAAATATCCATTAATAAATAAGGGAAGTGAATATTATGATTTTATCGAAAGCAAAGTTAAATAAAGAATATACAGTAAATTCAATATCAGGGAAAGATGATATGGTAAGATTCCTTTTTTCTTTAGGATGTTATGAAGGTGAAAAAGTAACTATTATTTCAAAAGTTGCAACAAATTACATTATTAATATAAAAGATAGTCGTTATGGTATTGACGAACAGTTAGCTAAGATAATTCAAGTTGCTTAATTTTAACATAATATAATTAAATACAGAATATTAGGGGTTGTTATCTATTTAAGCGGACTAATGTTATCATTTGATGAGAATGATAATCAATATTATAAAATAAAAGGGAAAAAGGTGGTATAATATGAAAATTGCATTAACAGGGAATCCTAATAGTGGGAAAACGACAATGTTTAATGCGTTAACGGGAAAAATTGAGCATGTCGGCAACTGGGCTGGTGTTACAGTTGAAAAGAAAGTTGCAAAATTGAAGAGTAATCTTAAGAGTAATAAGTCAGAAGAAGTTATGGTTGTAGACTTACCAGGTGCTTATTCAATGAGTCCATTTACATCAGAAGAAAGTATAACAAGTGATTTTGTTAAAGAAGAGAATCCAGACGTTATTATTAATGTTGTTGATGCTTCTAATCTAAATAGAAGTTTGTTTTTCACAACACAACTTTTGGAATTAGGCATTCCTGTTGTTGTAGCTCTTAATAAATATGATATGGTTAAGAGAAGTGGTCTTATCATAGATGTACCACGATTAAAAAACCTATTGAATTGTCAAGTAATAGAAACTTCAGCATTAAAAGAGTCAGGACTTAAAGAATTAGCTACCTCCGCTATAGAGTATGGTAAAAGAAAAGGCGGTCAAGTGGCTCCAAAAATAGTTGAAGATGATTTTGAAATAAAGAATAAAGCAGATGCAGAAAAATCCGATAAAATGAGATTTAATTTTGTTAATGCGATAACCAAAAAGGTTGAAGTTAGAAAAGTGAAATCTAGCAATGTGACTATAGCTGATAAAGCAGATCGTATTATCGCTCATAAATGGTTAGGTATTCCAATATTTGGATTGATTTTATGGGCAGTATTTTACATATCTCAGACTTGGCTTGGACCGTTGTTAGCTGGATATCTAGAAACAGGAATAGAAATGCTGTCGAATACGGTTTCAGGTGCACTGGAAAGTGCAGGTACTAATGATTTCTTGAATGCATTAATTGTTGATGGTATTATTGGCGGTGTTGGTGCCGTAATAGGTTTCTTACCATTAATCATGGTTCTATTTTTCTTACTCTCATTATTAGAAGATTGTGGTTATATGGCACGTGTTGCTGTTGTAATGGATAGATTCTTCAAAAAGATCGGACTTTCAGGGAAGTCGATTATACCTATGGTAGTAGGATATGGTTGTGCAATACCTGGAGTTATGGCAACAAGAACAATTAAGAGTGAAAGACAGAAAAGAATGACAGCGATGTTGACTCCTTTCATTCCTTGCGGTGCGAAAGCCCCTATTATCGGATTGTTTGTAGCAGTTTTCTTTCCAAAAGCATCATATATGGCTCCAATAACATATTTTGTAGCGATTACATTAATTATTCTTGTGGGATTATTAGTTAAGAGAATAACAAAAGCTGAAACAGAAGTTAATTATTTTATGATTGAATTACCAGAATACCGCTTACCAAGTATCAAAAGAGCTATACTTTCAATGCTAGACCGTGCTAAAGGATTTATTGTGAAAGCTGGTACAATTATCTTAGTATGTAATGCGGCAGTATTTATTTTACAATCTTTTGATTTTAGTTTAAAATTAGTAGGAGACGAAGGAGTAAGTTCGAGTATGTTAGCAACCATTGCTAAACCGGCAGCCTTCTTATTTATTCCATTAGGATTCGGAATATGGCAATTTGCAGCAGCTGCAGTAACAGGCTTTATAGCCAAAGAGAATGTAGTTGCAACACTTGCAGTTTGTTTTGCATTATTTGGTGATAATGCTGAGGCAGCGCTTAGTACACCAGGTAGTGATAATGTACTTATTGCAGCTGGTGGATTAACAGCAGTAAGTGCATTAGCTTATATGTTCTTTAACTTATTCACACCACCTTGTTTTGCAGCCATTGGTGCAATGAATGCTGAAATGGGGTCTAAAAAATGGCTATGGGGAGCAATAGGAATACAATTTGGAGTAGGATATACTTTAGCTCTATTAGTCAATCAAATTGGTTCACTTATAGTATACGGTAAACCTGCAGAAGGTTTCGTGGCATCAATAATAATTTTAATAGCTGTAGTTATATTGTTGATTACACTAATCAAGAGAAACAAATATGAAGGAGTAGAAGGCATTAACCAAAGCCGACAACAAAAGGAGATAGCTTAGATGGGAAATTTTATTGCTGCCTTTATTATCATTCTTTTAGTAGGATTGGCTATTTATAAAATGTACAAAGACAAAAAAGCGGGGAAAAAGTGCAGTGGATGTAGTAATTGTCCTGCACAGTATAACTGTCAATCTAAAAAATAACAAATATGATAAGATTCTAATAATTATTTTAATAATAAAATTAAATATAAAATTGCTCTTTATAAATAATTGAAACTGATTTTCATAATTTTGTTCTATTATTTTTAAAGAGCTTTTTTTAATGCATAATGACTTTTTAGAGTAACTTTAATTTTATTTAAAAAAAATATTACTTATTCATGATATAATCTCATCTTTGACATTCCATTAATAGGTTTTGTAGAGGTTTTATGTAGTTACAAGTGTCAAATTCCAGAGTTGACAGCCAAATACCAAAGACATATTGTAAATCATGTTGTTATATATTATAATATAACAAATAATATATGATAATATTTTTACGATTACTTATATTATGTAATATTTTGACAAAAGTATAAATTATAAAAAATGATGTTAGTATTTATTTATAATTTGTCCTAAAAAAATGAAAGGAAAAAAATAAATTGAAAAAAATATTACCTATAAATGTAACTCATGGTGTCACTTCTGAATGTTGGAATTCTATTAGACTTTCAGCTATAATGTCAGATGAAAAATACTTACCATGGTACATAGAAAAATTTAATAATTATTTAGTAAGTAGCGGTGATTGCAAATACGAAATACTTCATAACCAATTTGGTTCAACAGAATTTATATGTTACTATGATGAAGTCATTATTTTTGAAAATATAATTGATAAAAGTAATATTGTTAATAAAATGATTAATTTAATAGATAAAAACAGATATATAACATTATATTGTGATAGATTTTATATTAAAGGATCAAAAGAATACAACAAAAAGCATTATATGCACGAAATAATGATATATGGATTTGATACTAATTTAAAGGAATTTAATATTATAGATTTAAATCTAAATGGTAAAGTGTTGAACCAGTCAAGATTAAGTTTTGATAATATAGAGTGTGCATTTTATAGTGCAATAGAAGACATTAAAAAAAATATTGACAATAATATATGGTTGTATCGAATAAATATGCCTGCAAGTGCATTTTATTTAAATGAAAATTTTAATAGAAAACCAAGATTAGAATTATTTTATGATTCTATAAATAACTGTCTAAAAGGGGGAGAAGCACTAATTCGTACTCCTAGGGATGGTCAAGTAAGATATAATACTATTAGATATGGGGTTTCAATATATAAGAGTTTTTATGAAGATTTATATAATGTACTTGCTTATGACAAGAATATACTAAAGGATAGACCAAATATCTTAATTAGATTCAAAACTTTAATAGAGAATAAATATGCGCTTATTTTTAAAATAAATTATCTTAATGAAGAGAGACTTACAGCAATTCCTAATTCTCTAATCGATAAGATTAAAGAACTAGCGAACAAATTAGAGATTATATTTTCTATGATGACAAAATATTCTATAAAACCTAATAAGGATTTGTTAAATAGAATGAATTATTCATTCCGTGAAGCAGAAGAATTAGATATACTAATTTTGTCTAGAATTAAAAAATTGTTACAAAATTATATGATACAAAGGATAATTTGAGTAAATTAGAATGATATTCTATTATATTAAAAGCTTCTAAATTAAACCTTGACTACAAGTCTAAAAATAGATAATGTTATTATGTAAAGAGTTTTGTTCTTATAATTGAACATGCTCTTTTTTTCTATAATTTTACTTAGTATCTATTATCATTAATATTTATAAGTATAGAGAAATTCTATTCTTAGCTACTTAATCACTTCTTTTATTTTATCTAATCCAAAATTGCAATATTAAAAAAGTAAATAAATGTTCATAGAGATTTTATAAAGTGAAATTGTATTTTTATAACTTAAGTATATAATTGCTTTATAGACTTGTCTTTTTAACAGTATTTTTGCTATATTCTAGTTTTAATGGTAATATAATCAATTCTTATTGTATTAAGAATATCTAGATAATACAAAAAAAAACGGTTTGGTCCATGTTAAGTAACTATAAAAATATGATATAATACCTTGAAAACATATAAAATTACATAATTATACAAAATAAGATTTATTAAAAATGTGTATAACAAAATAGTTTTAATTATTTGATGCTTTAGGTAGTTGGAACAATTGCATTAAAACCAAACGCATAGAAGGGGGCTTAACAATTAATTAATAGATTAAATGATGAAAACTAAACTTAAAATAGAACAAGAAAAAAACATTTTTAATATTTTCCAATATCCATATTTGCTATTACATTATATCATTAACAATAAATATTTAATATTAAGAGAGGGTTAATCATGGTAAATAATATACAGATTATATATTTTGAAGGAGATAATAGTTATCTTTCTTGGTGTAAAATCGGTTATACAGTTTCAAGTTTAAAAGAAATGGATGATACTCAAATTTTTGTTGATAATGTAAATATAAATAATATAAATGAATCAATTGAAAAAATTAAATGTAATAATCCATCCATCATAATTGTTTTTTTAAAGAGTAAAACTTATAACTTAGCAAAAAGTTTCATCAATACATACAAAAAAGATATTGCAAGTGTGTTTATTTGTGGTTGCCATACACTAGCTACTTCTTTTCCAAAAAAAATTTTAGAAGATAACAGTAATATTGATAGTGTAATTTTCGGTGAAGAAGATATTATAGCATATAATTTATGTAAAACATTATTTGCTAATGAATCTTTAGAAAATTGTAGTGGAATTGCATATAAAAATGGTAAAGAAGTAAAAGTAAATACACCATTTATTTCTAACTATAAAATGGATGATTTACCTTTTCCAGATAGATATGAATTTCCACATAATAAAAAATTCTTTCATATTCTAGGATCAAGAGGTTGTTTAGGTAATTGTTCATTTTGTAACATGAATGTATTGTATAAAAATAATATTATGTTAAGACAGAAATTCAGAAGTATTGATAATATTGTGACAGAAATAGATTATTTGGTTAATGAATTTGATTGCAAATACGTAGGGTTTTCTGATTCAACTTTTTGTGGTATTAAGGATAAATACAGTCCAATTTATAGATTAAAAGAGTTATATAATAGTTTGAGTTATAAAGAATATAATATTCAATTTTTTTTGAATATGAGAGCAGAGCAAATAACAGAAGAATCAATAATATGGTTAGAGAAATTAAATGAAATCGGATTAAGCATCATTTTTATCGGATTTGAATCTTTCAATAATAATGATCTGAAATTATATAATAAAATTGCTACATGTAAAGAAAACATTAATGCAGTAAGGCTAATTAATAAATCATTATTAAAAAATAAACATGGTTTTATGATAGATTTACAATATGGTTTCATAAATTTCAATCCTTACTCAACATTAGAAAATATAAAAGAAAATGTTAATTATTTAAGGAAATTTGAACTAAAATTAACCCCCAAAATTTTGTTAAGTAAAATTGCTGTTCATCATGGTACAGCAATACATAAAAGATTAGTTAAAGATAATTTATGTTCATCGGAAGTGAAATTTTACGATAGTACAATAGAATATAAATTTGTTGATAGTAAAGTTAATAGATTATACAATATCTTACATAATTTTTTTAAGGATATAGATTTTGGTAATTATGATCATTATAGTATTTTGTACAACAGATATATTAATTTATATGGTATAACAGATTTTATAGTTAGTTTAAATAAAACGTATAAACAATATTTAATATTGCAATCAGATTTTTGTTTTAATATATTCTGTGAAGCTATTCAAAATATAAATATAATAAATGAAAATAAATATGATTATAATTTTAATGAAAATATAACGTTTGAAAAATTAAAAAATAATAAAATGAAATTAGATAATAAATTAAATAGATTATATATTGAATTGGCACGTATTAATCAATTATCATATTTCTAATAAAGGAGCTGATAAAATGAATAATAATGTATCCTTTAATAGTTACATTGATAACTGCATGAACTATGATAAACAATTAATAATTTATTTTGATATAGATGGAACTTTAATAAATAATAATGGCGACTATAAAATATGTATAAATAAGATTAATAGACTAAAAAAAAGAGGCGTACTTATTAGTATAGCTACGGGTAGATCCTTTGTTGAAGCAAATAAGATTATAGAAGATATTAAACCTAATTTTCCTTGTATTTTATCAGATGGTAAAGTGATTTTTGATTACGAAAAGAAATATTATATGGATTGTGTATTTTTACCACTGAATGAATATCGT encodes the following:
- a CDS encoding B12-binding domain-containing radical SAM protein → MVNNIQIIYFEGDNSYLSWCKIGYTVSSLKEMDDTQIFVDNVNINNINESIEKIKCNNPSIIIVFLKSKTYNLAKSFINTYKKDIASVFICGCHTLATSFPKKILEDNSNIDSVIFGEEDIIAYNLCKTLFANESLENCSGIAYKNGKEVKVNTPFISNYKMDDLPFPDRYEFPHNKKFFHILGSRGCLGNCSFCNMNVLYKNNIMLRQKFRSIDNIVTEIDYLVNEFDCKYVGFSDSTFCGIKDKYSPIYRLKELYNSLSYKEYNIQFFLNMRAEQITEESIIWLEKLNEIGLSIIFIGFESFNNNDLKLYNKIATCKENINAVRLINKSLLKNKHGFMIDLQYGFINFNPYSTLENIKENVNYLRKFELKLTPKILLSKIAVHHGTAIHKRLVKDNLCSSEVKFYDSTIEYKFVDSKVNRLYNILHNFFKDIDFGNYDHYSILYNRYINLYGITDFIVSLNKTYKQYLILQSDFCFNIFCEAIQNINIINENKYDYNFNENITFEKLKNNKMKLDNKLNRLYIELARINQLSYF